GATTTCATGTGATCGGGGTCCTCGGCGCGGCGACATATCTAGATATAGACTCACCGACACTATTACCACGGTTGGTATCGATACCCACGCCTGGTGAGTGTAGATCAATGACCGACTACGACTGCCCGCTTTGCTCGGAGGAGTACGAGGGGCGGACGGAGCTCCGGGTGCACCTCGAGGTCAAACACCGAAAATCCGAGATCGTCTCGTCGTTTATCGATTCGGCGGTGGGCCGTTCGTCGGGGGGCGACGAGCGGACGCTCGAGGATGACCGGCCCGCAGCACCGCTTTGAGCGCGGGCGACGTTTTGCCGTTCCGTTCGGCGACCGCGGGCTGACTCAGAGAAGACCGACTTCAGTTCCGGCCGCCTGGAACGCCTCGAGACAGGCGACGATATCGTCCCGGTCGTGGGCCGCGGTTGGGGAGACCCGGAGCCGACAGCGATCGTCGGGGACGACTGGCGGTCGAAGCGCCGGGACGATCACGTTTCGATCCCGGACACCGGCCGCGAGATCCAGCGTATCCTTCCGATCGCCGACGAGGACGGGGAGGAGCTGTGAGTCGCCGAGCACCTCGAACCCCATCGACTCGAGCCCGTCCCGGAGGTGGGCGACGTTCTCCCAGAGCTGTTCGCGAGCGTCGCCGTGGCGGGCGAGGTGAAGCGCTTCGCTGGCAGCCGCGGCGGCCATCGGCGTGAGCCCGGTCGAGTGGGCAAACGGCCGGGCCTCGTTTGCGACCAGCTCGACGAGCGCGTCGCTGCCCGCGATGTAGCCGCCCTGACTCGCAAGCGCCTGCGAGAGCGTGCCGAGCTGGATGTGGATCCGGTCCTCGAGCCCCTCGGCCTGGACGACGCCGCCGCCGTCGGCGTACAGTCCCGTCGCGTGGGCCTCGTCGACCATCACCCACGCGCCGAACTCCTCGGCGGCCTCGCAGATCGACCCCAGCGGAGCGACGGTCCCGTTCGTGGGGAAGACGGTGTCGGTGACGATCAGCCACGACTCGTCCGTGGAGCTGGCTCGGCCGGCTCGCTCCGCCAGCTCGGCTCGAAGGCTGGCGGCGTCGCAGTGGTCGTAGACGACCGTCTCGGCGTCCGAGAGCCGACAGCCGTCGACGATGCTCGCGTGGTTGCGCTCGTCGGAGAAGATCACGTCCGGCTCGAGGGCCGTGATCGTCCCCACATTGGCGGCGTACCCGGAGGAGAAGGCGAGCGCGCGGTCGGTGCCCTTCGTCTCCGCGAGCAGCCGCTCGAGATCCCGGTGGACGAGCGTGTCGCCAGTGAGCAGTCGGCTCGCTCCGGCACCCGTTCCGACGGTGGCGCCGGCCTGGCGCGCCGCGTCCTGAACCCGCTGGTCGGCGGTGAGCCCGAGGTAGTTGTTCGACGCGAACACGAGCGCCTCCTCGGAGTCGAGCACCGGGAGCTCGCCTCCCGACGGCGCCGCGAAGTACCCCCGCTCGGCAATGCGGTCGACGGGCGCGAGCGATCGTTTCTGGTCGTCCTCGACAAGGACGTCGAGCCGACCCTCGAGGTCGAACCCGCGGTCTTCCATTCGAGTAAAGGGAGTCCGCCCCGTGTTTTCACTGTCACGGTTCGCGTCGGCGTCCCGCCGGACCGGTTAGCGCCCCCGTTCGCGCCGCAGACGCCCGGGAGCGCGCCGTTCCGATAGTGTGTCTCTGTCGCGGTGACGGGATACGCTTGCAAGTCAAGGGGTTCGACATTATATACGGGTTCGGCGTCGGGCGTTCTATGCCGGACACCAATCCCCGGTTCGACTTCACCCGCCGCGAGGCGATCGCAGCAGGCGGTGGCTTCGTCGGGCTAAGCATCGTCGCCAGGCGCGCGGCGGCCTCGAGCGAGTTCTCGCTCGAGGACGTCGAGGAGGCCGAGATCGAAGAGCAAGGCTTGCAGTTTTTCAGCCTCGAGCAGGGCCAGATCGTCCAGGATATGGCCAACCGGATCTACCCGTCCGACGACAACGGGCCAGGTGCCCCCGAGGCCGGCGTTGTCTACTTCATCGACCGACAGATGAACCAGGACTGGGGGCAGGGCGAACGCTGGTACATGGAGGGGCCGTTTCCCGGCGTCGAGCAACTCGATCTGGACACGGGGGTGGAAGAAGCCACTCCTATCGGCGGACCCGTCGGCGGCGAGGGGGTGGGCGAACCGGCCGAACACGACGGCGCGGACGAAGGCGACGGGCACGACGCCGACGACGGCGAAGACGAGATCGAAGACGACGAGGCGGCGGAAGAGGTCGAAGAGCAGGAGGGTGACCCCGGAGAGCCGGAGGAGGACGACGTCGAAGTCGAGTGGGCCGGCGAAGAGCCGG
This genomic window from Natronococcus occultus SP4 contains:
- a CDS encoding gluconate 2-dehydrogenase subunit 3 family protein encodes the protein MPDTNPRFDFTRREAIAAGGGFVGLSIVARRAAASSEFSLEDVEEAEIEEQGLQFFSLEQGQIVQDMANRIYPSDDNGPGAPEAGVVYFIDRQMNQDWGQGERWYMEGPFPGVEQLDLDTGVEEATPIGGPVGGEGVGEPAEHDGADEGDGHDADDGEDEIEDDEAAEEVEEQEGDPGEPEEDDVEVEWAGEEPAEGQGWQQPLTPAEAYTYSIDFVEAYCEAEYDESFVDLDGDEQDEVIEALQNDEVGTFRGLEPSDFFGLLRANTLEGMFADPMYGGNQEMIGWRLKNFPGTPGSLGSYRANIQDEEYFEIDEPRSMADDVQEQGLNPDGDHSH
- a CDS encoding aminotransferase class I/II-fold pyridoxal phosphate-dependent enzyme, with protein sequence MEDRGFDLEGRLDVLVEDDQKRSLAPVDRIAERGYFAAPSGGELPVLDSEEALVFASNNYLGLTADQRVQDAARQAGATVGTGAGASRLLTGDTLVHRDLERLLAETKGTDRALAFSSGYAANVGTITALEPDVIFSDERNHASIVDGCRLSDAETVVYDHCDAASLRAELAERAGRASSTDESWLIVTDTVFPTNGTVAPLGSICEAAEEFGAWVMVDEAHATGLYADGGGVVQAEGLEDRIHIQLGTLSQALASQGGYIAGSDALVELVANEARPFAHSTGLTPMAAAAASEALHLARHGDAREQLWENVAHLRDGLESMGFEVLGDSQLLPVLVGDRKDTLDLAAGVRDRNVIVPALRPPVVPDDRCRLRVSPTAAHDRDDIVACLEAFQAAGTEVGLL